In Carettochelys insculpta isolate YL-2023 chromosome 21, ASM3395843v1, whole genome shotgun sequence, a single genomic region encodes these proteins:
- the ST6GALNAC6 gene encoding alpha-N-acetylgalactosaminide alpha-2,6-sialyltransferase 6 isoform X2: protein MSNNTGRRTAVFGVLFALVMLLIIYSSNSGSEVFPSTALRGRSHRPPSLKKWGLKSGYLPIYGNKSLDSHCHQCVIVTSSSHLLGSKLGSEIDRSECTIRMNDAPTSGYEADVGNKTTVRVVAHSSIYRVLKRPQEFVNKTPETILIFWGPPSKMQKSLLKLLRRVSMSFPNASAYVVSPVRMKQFDDLFRGETGKDREKSRSWLSTGWFTMVIAVELCDKVHVYGMVPPNYCSRRPQPRKMAYHYYEPKGPDECTTYIHNERSRKGNHHRFITEKRVFASWASLYNITFSHPAWA, encoded by the exons ATGAGTAACAACACA GGCCGGCGCACTGCAGTCTTCGGGGTCCTCTTTGCTCTCGTCATGCTGCTGATCATCTACAGCTCAAACAGTGGGAGCGAGGTTTTTCCCAGCACCGCCCTGCGGGGGAGAtcccaccgcccccccagcctCAAGAAATGGGGGCTGAAGAGTGGGTATCTCCCCATTTATGGAAACAAG AGCCTGGATTCCCACTGCCACCAATGTGTGATCGTcaccagctccagccacctgctcggGAGCAAACTGGGCTCAGAGATTGACCGATCAGAGTGCACCATCCGCATGAACGACGCCCCCACCTCTGGCTACGAGGCAGATGTGGGTAACAAGACCACCGTCCGGGTGGTGGCTCACTCCAGCATCTACAGGGTGCTGAAGAGGCCGCAGGAGTTTGTCAACAAGACGCCGGAAACCATCCTCATCTTCTGGGGGCCGCCCAGCAAGATGCAGAAGAGCCTGCTCAAGCTCCTCCGGCGCGTCAGCATGTCCTTCCCCAACGCGTCGGCCTACGTGGTCTCCCCCGTGCGCATGAAGCAGTTTGACGATTTGTTCAGGGGCGAAACCGGGAAGGACAG GGAGAAGTCCCGGTCCTGGCTGAGCACGGGCTGGTTCACCATGGTGATCGCCGTGGAGCTGTGTGACAAGGTGCATGTTTATGGGATGGTCCCCCCTAACTACTGCAG CAGGCGACCTCAGCCCCGCAAGATGGCCTATCACTACTACGAGCCCAAGGGCCCAGACGAGTGCACCACTTACATCCACAACGAGCGCAGCCGCAAGGGCAACCACCACCGCTTCATCACGGAGAAGAGGGTCTTCGCCAGCTGGGCCAGCCTCTACAACATCACCTTCTCCCACCCGGCCTGGGCCTAG
- the ST6GALNAC6 gene encoding alpha-N-acetylgalactosaminide alpha-2,6-sialyltransferase 6 isoform X1 produces MGNCMTFFGDMLQHLRAWRGRRTAVFGVLFALVMLLIIYSSNSGSEVFPSTALRGRSHRPPSLKKWGLKSGYLPIYGNKSLDSHCHQCVIVTSSSHLLGSKLGSEIDRSECTIRMNDAPTSGYEADVGNKTTVRVVAHSSIYRVLKRPQEFVNKTPETILIFWGPPSKMQKSLLKLLRRVSMSFPNASAYVVSPVRMKQFDDLFRGETGKDREKSRSWLSTGWFTMVIAVELCDKVHVYGMVPPNYCSRRPQPRKMAYHYYEPKGPDECTTYIHNERSRKGNHHRFITEKRVFASWASLYNITFSHPAWA; encoded by the exons ATGGGGAATTGCATGACATTCTTCGGTGATATGCTCCAGCATCTAAGGGCCTGGAGG GGCCGGCGCACTGCAGTCTTCGGGGTCCTCTTTGCTCTCGTCATGCTGCTGATCATCTACAGCTCAAACAGTGGGAGCGAGGTTTTTCCCAGCACCGCCCTGCGGGGGAGAtcccaccgcccccccagcctCAAGAAATGGGGGCTGAAGAGTGGGTATCTCCCCATTTATGGAAACAAG AGCCTGGATTCCCACTGCCACCAATGTGTGATCGTcaccagctccagccacctgctcggGAGCAAACTGGGCTCAGAGATTGACCGATCAGAGTGCACCATCCGCATGAACGACGCCCCCACCTCTGGCTACGAGGCAGATGTGGGTAACAAGACCACCGTCCGGGTGGTGGCTCACTCCAGCATCTACAGGGTGCTGAAGAGGCCGCAGGAGTTTGTCAACAAGACGCCGGAAACCATCCTCATCTTCTGGGGGCCGCCCAGCAAGATGCAGAAGAGCCTGCTCAAGCTCCTCCGGCGCGTCAGCATGTCCTTCCCCAACGCGTCGGCCTACGTGGTCTCCCCCGTGCGCATGAAGCAGTTTGACGATTTGTTCAGGGGCGAAACCGGGAAGGACAG GGAGAAGTCCCGGTCCTGGCTGAGCACGGGCTGGTTCACCATGGTGATCGCCGTGGAGCTGTGTGACAAGGTGCATGTTTATGGGATGGTCCCCCCTAACTACTGCAG CAGGCGACCTCAGCCCCGCAAGATGGCCTATCACTACTACGAGCCCAAGGGCCCAGACGAGTGCACCACTTACATCCACAACGAGCGCAGCCGCAAGGGCAACCACCACCGCTTCATCACGGAGAAGAGGGTCTTCGCCAGCTGGGCCAGCCTCTACAACATCACCTTCTCCCACCCGGCCTGGGCCTAG
- the ST6GALNAC6 gene encoding alpha-N-acetylgalactosaminide alpha-2,6-sialyltransferase 6 isoform X3, protein MLLIIYSSNSGSEVFPSTALRGRSHRPPSLKKWGLKSGYLPIYGNKSLDSHCHQCVIVTSSSHLLGSKLGSEIDRSECTIRMNDAPTSGYEADVGNKTTVRVVAHSSIYRVLKRPQEFVNKTPETILIFWGPPSKMQKSLLKLLRRVSMSFPNASAYVVSPVRMKQFDDLFRGETGKDREKSRSWLSTGWFTMVIAVELCDKVHVYGMVPPNYCSRRPQPRKMAYHYYEPKGPDECTTYIHNERSRKGNHHRFITEKRVFASWASLYNITFSHPAWA, encoded by the exons ATGCTGCTGATCATCTACAGCTCAAACAGTGGGAGCGAGGTTTTTCCCAGCACCGCCCTGCGGGGGAGAtcccaccgcccccccagcctCAAGAAATGGGGGCTGAAGAGTGGGTATCTCCCCATTTATGGAAACAAG AGCCTGGATTCCCACTGCCACCAATGTGTGATCGTcaccagctccagccacctgctcggGAGCAAACTGGGCTCAGAGATTGACCGATCAGAGTGCACCATCCGCATGAACGACGCCCCCACCTCTGGCTACGAGGCAGATGTGGGTAACAAGACCACCGTCCGGGTGGTGGCTCACTCCAGCATCTACAGGGTGCTGAAGAGGCCGCAGGAGTTTGTCAACAAGACGCCGGAAACCATCCTCATCTTCTGGGGGCCGCCCAGCAAGATGCAGAAGAGCCTGCTCAAGCTCCTCCGGCGCGTCAGCATGTCCTTCCCCAACGCGTCGGCCTACGTGGTCTCCCCCGTGCGCATGAAGCAGTTTGACGATTTGTTCAGGGGCGAAACCGGGAAGGACAG GGAGAAGTCCCGGTCCTGGCTGAGCACGGGCTGGTTCACCATGGTGATCGCCGTGGAGCTGTGTGACAAGGTGCATGTTTATGGGATGGTCCCCCCTAACTACTGCAG CAGGCGACCTCAGCCCCGCAAGATGGCCTATCACTACTACGAGCCCAAGGGCCCAGACGAGTGCACCACTTACATCCACAACGAGCGCAGCCGCAAGGGCAACCACCACCGCTTCATCACGGAGAAGAGGGTCTTCGCCAGCTGGGCCAGCCTCTACAACATCACCTTCTCCCACCCGGCCTGGGCCTAG